The following proteins are encoded in a genomic region of Astatotilapia calliptera chromosome 22, fAstCal1.2, whole genome shotgun sequence:
- the LOC113014514 gene encoding uncharacterized protein LOC113014514: MMWPFRIYVLSVWVWILMSSIYRLGTGLHQYTADELLRLRFSLAAPPLAALHFHTDIAFLPRRKYVHRGSRRYFHQDNSKPIQSFWSTSGRSQRNPCRSIDHNVLTGLPRSANTLIQSDSISVNFGLLNIRSLTNKGHLIQDLLTDRKFDFFCLTETWQQPNDFSQLNYSTPPGFVYTCQPRESGRGGGLAIIYRENWKVSPLSAPTYSSFESVVCQLSGPTPTVIAVIYRPPKFNSVFISDFADLLTNLATVSPNIILLGDFNVHVDNCDHPLTKDLLSCLDSFSLKQYINFPTHIKGHTLDLVCCSGLTPSICTADELLISDHLLLSFNVHMTLSVINNPRIISFRNIKNINLDILSSAFSSCLSSNNLAIQEDLVLFYNHSLSSILNSLAPQKTRTVLFSHSAPWYTPELRLLKAKGRQLERLYKKTGLTIHKDMFNNHVLFYQECISQTKSAYYSAIVYSSENSTKTLFSLFNSFNPPLVLGSAPTHFKFQMHKKITYICLLYQGFLTLSGTSISTK; the protein is encoded by the coding sequence ATGATGTGGCCTTTCAGGATCTATGTACTCTCAGTGTGGGTCTGGATCCTTATGTCATCGATCTACCGACTCGGCACTGGACTTCATCAATATACAGCTgatgagctcctccggctccgCTTCTCTTTAGCTGCTCCGCCgctggctgctcttcatttcCACACGGACATTGCCTTCCTCCCTCGTCGAAAGTACGTACATCGAGGCTCCCGTCGGTATTTCCATCAGGATAATTCCAAACCAATTCAGTCCTTCTGGTCCACCTCTGGTCGCTCTCAACGGAACCCCTGCAGGTCTATTGACCACAATGTTCTGACTGGTCTGCCTAGGTCGGCTAACACTCTCATCCAGTCCGACAGTATTTCTGTCAACTTCGGCCTGCTTAATATCCGTTCGCTTACGAACAAAGGACATCTCATCCAGGATCTCCTAACAGACCGtaagtttgactttttctgCTTGACTGAGACATGGCAACAGCCCAATGACTTTTCGCAACTCAACTACTCCACCCCCCCGGGGTTTGTTTACACCTGCCAACCTCGCGAGTCCGGCCGTGGTGGTGGCCTCGCGATAATCTATCGCGAGAACTGGAAAGTCTCGCCGCTGTCCGCCCCTACGTACAGCTCCTTTGAATCTGTTGTTTGTCAACTTTCAGGACCTACCCCAACTGTAATAGCTGTCATCTACCGCCCCCCAaaatttaattctgtttttatcagtGACTTTGCCGATCTGCTGACCAATCTAGCTACTGTCTCCCCTAATATAATATTGCTGGGTGACTTTAACGTTCACGTGGATAACTGCGACCATCCTCTTACCAAGGACCTTCTATCCTGCCTTGATAGTTTCAGCCTTAAACAATACATAAACTTCCCTACCCACATTAAGGGCCACACTTTGGACCTAGTCTGCTGTTCTGGACTTACCCCCTCCATCTGTACAGCTGACGAACTGCTAATTTCGGATCATCTACTTCTCTCCTTTAATGTTCACATGACCCTCTCTGTAATTAACAATCCCCGTATTATCTCTTTCCGGAATATCAAGAATATAAATCTTGATATCCTTTCCTCTGCTTTTTCTAGCTGCTTGTCTTCTAACAACTTAGCTATTCAAGAGGACCTGGTACTTTTTTATAATCATAGCCTTAgtagtattttaaattccctggcTCCACAAAAAACCAGAACTGTACTTTTTTCTCACTCTGCACCCTGGTACACCCCTGAACTCCGGCTACTAAAAGCTAAAGGCCGACAGCTTGAACGTCTCTATAAGAAAACTGGCCTTACTATTCATAAGGATATGTTTAATAACCACGTTCTGTTTTACCAGGAATGTATTAGTCAAACCAAATCTGCTTATTACTCTGCTATTGTCTACTCAAGTGAGAACTCTACCAAGACCCTTTTCTCACTATTCAACTCTTTTAACCCTCCTCTCGTGTTAGGGTCGGCACCGacccattttaaatttcaaatgcataaaaaaatcacatacatTTGTTTATTGTATCAAGGCTTTTTGACTTTGTCAGGAACCTCTAtttctacaaaataa
- the LOC113014512 gene encoding uncharacterized protein LOC113014512 isoform X2, with protein MDKFDDAILSVLQAANIDEETLRSFTRDDLKDLFPGHENFFRRKKIWDFISQKFKSTDQDANTFHRSEMSNPFGFDVSQCQPQTSTPISYTADKKMKMPDPPEYVVYTDSELDMVRSQYFALLHSGKEKDCRMSKELCCRLVRNTVTSMVAILRVSPMGKEVTYPSKLEMRAMSQKIVDYYPMLRDADTHMPYLTIYTKLYKRLQNMKSPRKRQGSMPQRGRPRKTLFSSDDTDNGTEGDLSGEASGSSDYTTLLESNDDLSEDNSNAEKESQLPLPSTVPTTSNNTMLALPLLSKSASCSAPRSDIGPSTAPPDDVVADHDSLKMQARHYKTLSNMYRKPNAKPNQSDVAQILDLEFEARRTFIDADITREEDRPRKIFEAYPCFKDIRNAMDELRRIIGGSNCKYIDQMKGRWAEFCSKVQFYGIWKKVLKPPLPLDVRGVDFTVTLFNALPSLFPSKTTPPKRLGGASEALLHILKPGEDAMLYLEKRPLSSPVLLFDGTTSIVAVGNIPVTTLSLEDFWEGMLVLMAYYYTLHLTYPKCVATVLSVIQTEVITDAIHDQDATSAYKKAIAEWKSFFEK; from the exons CTGCGAATATTGATGAGGAAACTTTGAGAAGCTTTACCCGGGATGACCTAAAGGATCTTTTTCCGGGCCATGAAAATTTCTTCCGTAGAAAGAAGATTTGGGATTTTATCAGCCAAAAG TTTAAGAGTACTGACCAAGATGCCAACACTTTCCATCGAAGCGAGATGAGTAACCCCTTCGGCTTTGATGTGTCACAATGTCAGCCTCAAACTTCCACTCCCATTTCCTACACTgctgacaaaaaaatgaaaatgccaGACCCACCAGAGTATGTGGTGTATACAGATTCAGAGTTGGACATGGTGCGCAGTCAGTACTTTGCATTGCTccacagtggaaaggaaaaggaCTGCAGGATGTCGAAGGAGCTCTGTTGCAGACTTGTAAGGAACACAGTCACCAGCATGGTTGCAATCCTCCGTGTTAGTCCCATGGGGAAAGAAGTAACATACCCCTCCAAACTCGAAATGAGAGCAATGTCACAGAAGATTGTCGACTATTACCCCATGTTACGTgatgctgacacacacatgcCATAC CTGACCATCTACACCAAACTGTACAAACGACTCCAAAATATGAAGTCTCCAAGGAAGAGGCAGGGCTCCATGCCACAACGAGGCAGGCCCAGGAAGACTCTTTTCAGCTCAGATGACACAGACAATGGGACTGAAGGTGACCTAAGTGGTGAAGCAAGTGGTTCAAGTGACTATACCACACTTCTTGAGAGCAATGATGACCTCAGCGAGGATAACTCAAATGCAG aGAAAGAATCCCAATTGCCGCTACCCTCCACTGTACCAACTACGTCAAACAATACTATGCTGGCTTTACCACTATTATCCAAGTCAGCCTCATGCTCTGCACCCAGGTCTGATATAGGTCCTTCAACTGCACCTCCAGATGATGTTGTTG CAGACCATGACAGCCTGAAGATGCAGGCAAGACATTACAAAACCTTGAGCAACATGTACAGGAAACCCAATGCAAAACCCAACCAAAGTGACGTCGCTCAAATTTTGGACCTGGAGTTTGAGGCCAGACGAACTTTTATTGACGCAGATATTACAAGGGAAGAAGACAGGCCTAGAAAAATATTTGAAGCATACCCGTGCTTCAAAGACATACGAAAT GCGATGGATGAACTGCGTCGCATCATTGGTGGCTCCAACTGCAAATACATAGATCAAATGAAGGGTCGATGGGCAGAGTTTTGTTCGAAGGTGCAGTTCTATGGCATTTGGAAGAAGGTCCTGAAACCTCCTCTCCCCTTGGATGTACGTGGAG TGGATTTTACTGTCACTCTCTTCAATGCACTTCCATCTCTTTTTCCTTCAAAAACTACACCACCAAAGCGGCTGGGAGGTGCCAGTGAGGCTCTCCTTCATATCCTCAAG CCGGGTGAAGATGCAATGCTATACCTGGAGAAGCGGCCTCTCTCCTCCCCAGTGCTGCTTTTTGATGGAACAACCAGCATTGTTGCTGTAGGAAACATACCAGTGACCACTCTCTCCTTGGAGGATTTCTGGGAAGGAATGTTGGTGTTGATGGCATATTACTACACCTTGCACTTAACATACCCAAAATGTGTTGCAACGGTCCTCTCTGTCATACAAACTGAGGTAATAACTGATGCCATCCATGATCAAGATGCCACTAGTGCATATAAGAAAGCAATAGCTGAGTGGAAGTCGTTCTTTGAAAAATAG
- the LOC113014512 gene encoding uncharacterized protein LOC113014512 isoform X1, producing MDKFDDAILSVLQAANIDEETLRSFTRDDLKDLFPGHENFFRRKKIWDFISQKFKSTDQDANTFHRSEMSNPFGFDVSQCQPQTSTPISYTADKKMKMPDPPEYVVYTDSELDMVRSQYFALLHSGKEKDCRMSKELCCRLVRNTVTSMVAILRVSPMGKEVTYPSKLEMRAMSQKIVDYYPMLRDADTHMPYLTIYTKLYKRLQNMKSPRKRQGSMPQRGRPRKTLFSSDDTDNGTEGDLSGEASGSSDYTTLLESNDDLSEDNSNAEKESQLPLPSTVPTTSNNTMLALPLLSKSASCSAPRSDIGPSTAPPDDVVDHDSLKMQARHYKTLSNMYRKPNAKPNQSDVAQILDLEFEARRTFIDADITREEDRPRKIFEAYPCFKDIRNAMDELRRIIGGSNCKYIDQMKGRWAEFCSKVQFYGIWKKVLKPPLPLDVRGVDFTVTLFNALPSLFPSKTTPPKRLGGASEALLHILKPGEDAMLYLEKRPLSSPVLLFDGTTSIVAVGNIPVTTLSLEDFWEGMLVLMAYYYTLHLTYPKCVATVLSVIQTEVITDAIHDQDATSAYKKAIAEWKSFFEK from the exons CTGCGAATATTGATGAGGAAACTTTGAGAAGCTTTACCCGGGATGACCTAAAGGATCTTTTTCCGGGCCATGAAAATTTCTTCCGTAGAAAGAAGATTTGGGATTTTATCAGCCAAAAG TTTAAGAGTACTGACCAAGATGCCAACACTTTCCATCGAAGCGAGATGAGTAACCCCTTCGGCTTTGATGTGTCACAATGTCAGCCTCAAACTTCCACTCCCATTTCCTACACTgctgacaaaaaaatgaaaatgccaGACCCACCAGAGTATGTGGTGTATACAGATTCAGAGTTGGACATGGTGCGCAGTCAGTACTTTGCATTGCTccacagtggaaaggaaaaggaCTGCAGGATGTCGAAGGAGCTCTGTTGCAGACTTGTAAGGAACACAGTCACCAGCATGGTTGCAATCCTCCGTGTTAGTCCCATGGGGAAAGAAGTAACATACCCCTCCAAACTCGAAATGAGAGCAATGTCACAGAAGATTGTCGACTATTACCCCATGTTACGTgatgctgacacacacatgcCATAC CTGACCATCTACACCAAACTGTACAAACGACTCCAAAATATGAAGTCTCCAAGGAAGAGGCAGGGCTCCATGCCACAACGAGGCAGGCCCAGGAAGACTCTTTTCAGCTCAGATGACACAGACAATGGGACTGAAGGTGACCTAAGTGGTGAAGCAAGTGGTTCAAGTGACTATACCACACTTCTTGAGAGCAATGATGACCTCAGCGAGGATAACTCAAATGCAG aGAAAGAATCCCAATTGCCGCTACCCTCCACTGTACCAACTACGTCAAACAATACTATGCTGGCTTTACCACTATTATCCAAGTCAGCCTCATGCTCTGCACCCAGGTCTGATATAGGTCCTTCAACTGCACCTCCAGATGATGTTGTTG ACCATGACAGCCTGAAGATGCAGGCAAGACATTACAAAACCTTGAGCAACATGTACAGGAAACCCAATGCAAAACCCAACCAAAGTGACGTCGCTCAAATTTTGGACCTGGAGTTTGAGGCCAGACGAACTTTTATTGACGCAGATATTACAAGGGAAGAAGACAGGCCTAGAAAAATATTTGAAGCATACCCGTGCTTCAAAGACATACGAAAT GCGATGGATGAACTGCGTCGCATCATTGGTGGCTCCAACTGCAAATACATAGATCAAATGAAGGGTCGATGGGCAGAGTTTTGTTCGAAGGTGCAGTTCTATGGCATTTGGAAGAAGGTCCTGAAACCTCCTCTCCCCTTGGATGTACGTGGAG TGGATTTTACTGTCACTCTCTTCAATGCACTTCCATCTCTTTTTCCTTCAAAAACTACACCACCAAAGCGGCTGGGAGGTGCCAGTGAGGCTCTCCTTCATATCCTCAAG CCGGGTGAAGATGCAATGCTATACCTGGAGAAGCGGCCTCTCTCCTCCCCAGTGCTGCTTTTTGATGGAACAACCAGCATTGTTGCTGTAGGAAACATACCAGTGACCACTCTCTCCTTGGAGGATTTCTGGGAAGGAATGTTGGTGTTGATGGCATATTACTACACCTTGCACTTAACATACCCAAAATGTGTTGCAACGGTCCTCTCTGTCATACAAACTGAGGTAATAACTGATGCCATCCATGATCAAGATGCCACTAGTGCATATAAGAAAGCAATAGCTGAGTGGAAGTCGTTCTTTGAAAAATAG